Part of the Nostoc sp. ATCC 53789 genome, CCAAGTGCGATCGCTGCTAATTTCCTGTGTCGGATTTTGCGGTATCCCACCTCTACCTGTGGCGACAAAACTACTACCACTGCTATTTGCACATCCTGTAGCGATTTTTTGGGAAGAATCACTAACATTCACAGGTAATTCCACTAGACCAGAATTGGGGTCAAAACCAATAGTATTAACGTTAACTGTACCATTCACTCCAAATTGTGAACTGGCGGTGATATCATTTTCTGATGTTAGTTTCGGACGATATTCTAAACCAAAAATCCCCTGAGTTGTAATTTCAATATTTCCGCCTTTACCTTGGAAAGCATTGGCAATGATATCGCTGTTTTCCCAGCCGAGAATGATAGGTGAATTAATGGTAATGTTACCACCATTGCCAGCAGCACCAGCTTCAGCATTAATGAAGCTACCATTACGTATGAGCAAATAATCGCGGAGTTGGAGATTGATATTGCCTCCTTGACCAGCTTTTGTAGATGCGGAAAGACTACCATTGTTGAGATATAAGGTATTGGCATTAACGTTTAAGGTACCTGCATCACCTTGAACTTCATTTTCGACAAAAACTCTTGCCCCATCACGAATGGTTAATTTAGGAGTATTAATTGTGACACTCCCTGCATTTGCCTTGGAGGTACTATTGTTATTAATATTTGTAGAAGTTCTCAGTAGAAATAAACGGGCGATCGCCCCAATATAACTAGGATTTTCTGCGTCTTTCATGCCCCTAACATCAATTGACTCAGTGGCATTAATGGTAAGATCGCCAGCATTCCCACTACTCACACTCGAAACTGAGACTAAACCCCCATCTTGTATTGACAATTTCCGGGTATCTAAATGTAAGTCTCCTGCATCTCCTGGGCCAAAAGTATTCGCTGATAGCAAGCTGATAAAAAGCGATCCAGGAGGAGAATCCAGACTTGAGACATTCACAGTATCAGCAGTAACTTTAACATTGCCACTCTGACCGCTAGAAAAGCTCCTAGTACCAACATTAGCACCGCCCAAAATTGAAAGGCTATCAGTAGAAATCGATAAATCTCCACCTTGCTTAGTTCCAAAAGCAGCAGCAACAAGCACACCAAATATCGGAACAGTAGATGGATCTTTCGGATCGACCCCACCCACAGACACTGCATTGGCATTGATTGTGATGTTACCACCACGGGCCGAATTATAGCTACGATCCATAACAATTGCCCCACGATCAATGGTCAATGTTGGAGTTGTAATCACAATATTTCCTGCGGTTCCTGATAGTAGAGCTTCATTGACTATGCCACTGGAACTGCGAAAATCTGAGGATTTACCAACTACTTGTAGCGATTCTGTAGCATTAACAGTAATATCACCTGCTTTACTGTTGCCTAAATTTTGTACTACCAGCAAAGAACCATCCTGAAGATCGATCTGTTTACCCTGAAGTTGAATCGAACCGGGGCTGGTTCCGCGTACAGATGCAACAGCACCTTGACTCATTTGGATATTACCAAAGCTAGAGCCAATACTTGGATAGCTAAACGTTAATGCTTGCGGCGTGAGATGGATATTTGCACTGCCTTGGGTAATGCTGCCAAGTTCAATTCGTCCTCCTGGTGCAGAAAGAAAGCTACTATCGAGAACGAGATCACCACCTATCAAAGCTAGTGTTTTTTCAGGTAAAACCTGCAAGCCATTTGTACTAGTTAATCCAGAAACAGAAGTTGTGGGGTTCAATCTACTATTATTTCCCACTCCTTGCACGGAAATAGTTCCCGGATTGCCCCCAAGTTGTAACCCTACAGGTACACTCATAGTTAACAATGGGGATTTAGTTATGTTGGTGCTAAACTCGTTGCCATCAGCAAATTGGATGCTATTAGCGGTTGTGCCGACAAAAGAACCACCAACGTTTAAGCTAGCATTTGCACCAAATATAATCCCCGCCGGGTTCAGTAAGAAAAGGTTAACACCGCTATTAGTGTTGATGGAACCATTAATATAAGAAATACTATTACCAGTGATGCGACTAAAAATATTTTGAATGTTGGAATTATGACTGAAAGTTGCAGAACCACCTGTAGGAATAGAGAATTGGCTAAAGCTGTGAAATAAATTATTGCTAACAACAGTACCGCCAGTAATGTTGTAACTATTACTGCCAGACACAGTGGTGTTGAGAGTACCATCAGGCGTGATCTGCGCTTGAACATTGCTGTTACCAATAGCAGATATGTAGATTGCACCAATTAAGCTTAAGTTAGCAAAAGTTATTTTCATCAGCCAAATTTGTAATTATTTATCTTGTGTCTAGTTTTCCCAAAATGAATTGAGCAATTTGGGTAGCTGTGTAATATTATGGTGAGTTTTTTTCAGTTTTGATTAATAGCAGCACAAATTAATAATGGTGGTAAATAATTTCTTGGTTGAGGCAGGTAGGGGGAGCAGGGGGAGATGTAGGCAGAGGAGTGTGGGGAGTGTGGGGAGTGTGCGGGGTCAGATTTCTTCCCCATCCTCCCACACCTCCCACACTCCTTGATTTCTCACAAGTGAGAAATCAAGGTCTTACCTCCCCTGCTTATCCGAACCGTATTGCTTCATATCTCCAACAATTTAACTTTGAGTTTGAGCCAGAATTGGTAAGCTAATGACAAATTCTGTTCCTTCACCTGGAGTAGAATTTACATTTAGATTGCCACTGTGTTTTTCTACAACAATAGAATGAGCGATCGCTAATCCTAATCCCGTTCCTTTACCAACACCTTTAGTAGTAAACAAATGCTCAAATATTTTTTCTTTGACTGACTCGCTCATCCCCACCCCATTATCAGCAATCTTTACTTCAACCTGTTGATATTTTAAGGAGGTGGTAATTGTAATTCGATTCGGATTAGCTTTAATATCCTCAAATGTCCGATCTGTATTTGATTCATCCAAGGCATCAATAGAATTCGCTAGGATATTCATAAATACTTGATTTAATTGCCCTGGAAAGCATTCAACTGGCGGCAAGTTACTGTAGTTAGTCACTACCTCAATTGCTGGACGATGTTCATTAGCTTTGAGACGATGTTTTAAAATTAGAATTGTACTATCAATCCCTTCGTGAATGTTAAATGGAACTTTGTAATCTCTATCGGCACGAGAAAAAGTTCGGAGGCTCGTACTAATATTTTCTAGCCTCTCACAGGCCATAGTCATCGAATCAATTATCTTGGGTAAGTCTTCTAATGTATAATCTAAATCAATTTCTTCAGCATGGTTGATGATTTCATCCCCCGGCTCGGAAAACTTTTCTTGATACAGTTTTAAGTGTTCAGAAATATCAAGAAATATGGGTTTTGCTTGTTTGAGACTGGCAGCAATAAAGCCCAAAGGATTATTCATTTCGTGAGCTACCCCAGCCACTAAGTTACCCAATGCAGACATTTTTTCGCTCTGGACGATTTGTAATTGAGCTTGTTGCAAATCTTCTAAAGCTTGCCCGGCTTGCTGATAAAGTTTGGCATTTTCTAAGGCAATTGCTGCTTGGGAAGATAGTAGGTTAATTACTTGTAAACGATTAGTAGTAAATACCCCTTGATTCAGTTGATTTTCTAGGTAGATAATCCCCACCAAATGACCTTGGTTAATAATGGGTGTACATAATACACTTTGAGGTTGATGTAGGAGCATATATTCCCCAATGACACCGGGAATATTTGTTTTGCAATTATCTATGATGACAGTTTCTTGAGTATTTTTAACGTAATTGATCAGTTTTATGGGAATATCTTGACAAGTGTCTAGTAGTTGTGAATCAAGAATGGTTTTGACATCAGTCTGAGAATTTGACTGTTGATCGATAAAGGTAATTGCCCGTACTTGCCAAATATCTTCTTGAGGAAGAATTAATACAGATGTTTTTGCACCTGAATTTTCTAGGATAATGCGGGTGAGGCTGCTGATGAGTACATCTAATTCGATACAACTAGAGATAGTTTGAGCGGCTTTGAGAATGCAGGTCAAATCTAGAGTATCAGAAATATTAGTACTGCTGGTAGCGCAAGTAGATATACTGCCAATAGTGGTTATGCTTTCTAAGGGATTAAAGTAGAATTCTTGCTGTTGCAAAATGGGTTTGAGTAATTTGGGATAGCGTTTTTCCAAATCATCAGTTTTGGCTTTTGCTCCCCAACGGGCATAGCAGTAATATGCCTGTTGCAGATATCCTTCTGCGGCTTTTTCTTTACCCCATTCTAGGTAAAATTTGGCAGCAAGCTCGTTAGCGATTGCTGTTTCCTGAATATAGTCATTGGCGATCGCTTCTTGGATAGCGATTTCATAATAATCTGCGGCTTGTACGCGATCGCCAGTTACACGAGCTTGTTCAGCCAAAACTAAATTGTACTTATGCTGATAATTGACTGGCGCATGATTTGCCCATTCTTGCATTTTTGCTTGGTTTTCAGCTACTTTCTGGAGATAAAGCTGTTGCTGTGCTTCATTTACCTGAGAACAAAGAGCTAACAAACTCAAAGATTGATAGAAATTTCGCAAAGGAACAATTAATAAGCCTGCTGCTCCCTGCTCATACTGCTCAAATTTTTGGGAATATTCCCAAGCAGGTTCGTATTCGCCAAAAAGATAAGCTAGAAGAGTTTTTGCTAGATAGACATAACAAATCCCATTAATATTGTTAGTTGCAATCAAAGTTGGTAACATCTCTTCTTCGTGAAAATGCTTACCAATTAAACAGCAGGGATTAACCACTTCTCCTTGTAAATTTAAAACTGTCTGCCGCCAAATATTTCCCCAAACTAGAGATACTTCTTGTTTAAGTTGCTGCATTAGGTCGCAATATTTATCTGCCTCCAGCACTGCATTTTCTAGGTTTTCTCCACTCCAAAAGAGAAACTGACTATAGCAATTAGCACAATAACCAACATATTCTAAATTTCCAGTTTCTAATCCACTTTGTAACCCATCTAAAAATAAACCTAACGTGGATTTAATTGAATCTTTCCAGTGTTTAATAAATAGGCTAAATGTGAGATAAACTCTACTTTTAAGTTCTTTATTTTGAAATTTATCTAAAAGTTGTATTGCCAGTTTACCAAAGCTATATCCATCTTCAATTGCACCAATACTGCACAAAAATAATCCATAGAGACTGTAAGCTACAGCAGCCTGTGGTGAGTTGCCAGATTGAATACAAATTTTGATCATTGTAAAAATCTTGATTGGCAGCAACATCGGTTTGGCTATATAAACCGGGGCAAATAAACCCGATAAAATGCGAAGTGCGACTAATTTTTTGGGATCGGTTATTTCTGGCATATCTGCCAATGCTGCAATTGATTGATGAACTAACATTTGTTGCAACTGGTCATATTCATCAAAAATCATTTGAGTGTTACCATCTTCAGGTAAGGTCAAATCTAGTAATTGGAGTGCTTCTCTACCTGTGGCTATTGCTTCAATGAATTTATTTTGCGCCGTATAAGACTGGATTTGAATCTCATAAGTACGAACTTTTTCTAATGGAGATTTGGCGTTTTTGAGGATAATATCTACTAATGATTTGGATGACTCAAAGTTTGTATTCAGATATTCTGCTTCAGCCGCAGATTCGTAAACAGCAAGGGTCAAATCGTAGCTACTTTGCCAAGCATTTATCGGTAATAGAAGCATTGCAACTTTTAAATATTCTACTGCTGTTGCATAAGCAGTTGAGTTTTTGGCTTTACAACCAGCTATTAGATTTAATCGGGCCAGATGTTCTCGTTCGCCAGGTTCTTCCAACAACTCCAATCCGTAATTGAATTGGTTAACGATCGCAAAAATGCCTTCCTCTTGCTGATGCAAAGGTGTATTTTCCAACAACAATCGACCAATTTGCAGGTGTGTTGACTGTTTTTGTGCTTCTGGAATCAGTGAATAAGCAGCTTGCTGGACGCGATCGTGTAAAAATTTATATAGAACCCATTTGACATCTTATGAGGTTTTGAATTAAGGTACTCCTCAGCATCAAAAATCCAATACTAATGGCGTATTCCAGCAACCTCACTGATGCAGAATGGGAAATTTTTGAACCCTTATTGCAAGAGATATTACCGACTAAGAAGCAGACTCGACCGACCAACTGGCCAAAGCGAGATATCTTCAATGGAATTCTCTATCAACTAAAAAATGGATGCAATTGGCAAGACTTACCTAAAGACTTCCCGCCTTATTCCACCGTATATTGGCACTACAAACAGTGGCGAGCAGCAGGGGTATTTGAGGAACTGATGAGTGTATTACATGGACAAGTCCGTGAACAGGTAAAAAAAAACCGCACTGGACGACGTTGATCATCATTGACTCCCAAGCAGTGAAAAATACCTGTAATGCCAGTGTGGAGTCGAAAGGTTTTTGTTTCTACAAAGCCACCAACGGTATTAAAAGGCATTTGGCTATTGACACCCTTGGGTTTCCCTTCTTTACGCACTGTACTCGCGCCAATGTCTCGGATGATGCCGGATTAATTGAGATGTTTACTCTCAACATCGACTACTTCAAGTCAAAACCTATCGATATTCCCAAGATCACTATCCTGCTAGATCATGGGTATCACCCAGAATACTTGACTCAGGAGTTAGAGCAGATTTACCCAGAGATCATGACCAAAATTCAGTTTCAACTTTCTACGAAACCCTCAAAACAAGAGAAAGCGGCACAAGAAAAATCTGGATTTGTTCCGGCAATAGCCAGATGGGTAATTGAACGCTCCAATGCTTGGATGGAGCGCTGTAAAATTCTGGTTAAGAACTTTGAACGAACCCTCGTTAGTGCCACTGCCAAACTCAATCTCTGTTTCATCAGGCTAATGATTAAGAGGCTTGCAGCACCTTCTTAGATGTCAAATGGGTTCTATACAACCATCCCAGAATGTTCTTGAGTAGCTGCTTGATTGTCTGAACCAACAAAAAACTTATAAACCTCACTTTGCGGCAAAATTAACCCTTCTTGCAAAGCCTTCCACAAACAATCTGCGGTTTCTACCTCCGATTGTTTGGAAACAATCGCTAATATTTTTAAATCGAATTGATTCCGAATACAAGCCGCTAGCTTCAATTGTTGTTGAGTTGCTTCTGGTAGTCTTCGTAATTGGAAGACCATAAACTCAACAACATCATCTGCTAAAGTTTGCTGATTTATTTGGGAAATATCACATTCCCAACATCCCTCTACAAAATTGAATTGAATTAGACGGTCTTGATGTAATGATTTGAGAATCTGAGTTGCAAAAAATGGATTGCCTTGAGCTTTACGATCGACCAATTGCGAAAGAGATAATGCCACATCCTCTGCACAATTTAACGTGTCTGCTACCAGTTGATTCAATTGTAATTGGTTTAGTGGTTTCAGGTTAAGGCTATTTACAGTTACACTTGTTTTACGAATTTCATCCAACATCACCATCAACGGATGTGCTGGAAATACTTCATTATCTCGATACGCACCAATTAACAATAAATATCCCTGGTTAGCTTCATTCGTTAATAACTGTATGAGTTTTAATGAAGCCGAATCTACCCACTGTAAGTCATCTAAAAATATTACTAAAGGATGGTCTTTAGTTGTAAATACTTGGAGAAATTTCTGAAATAATAAATTAAATCGGTTTTGGGCGGCGTTACCTGATAACTCTGGTGCAGGGGGCTGTTTGCCAATAATTCTTTCTAATTCAGGAATTACTTCAATGATTACTTGACCATCTTCACCTAATGCTTGAACAATTTTATTTTTCCATTCTTGTATTTTAATACTGCTTTCTGCTAGTAACTGCTCCATAAAATGACGGAAAGCTTGAACAAATGCCGAGAAAGGAATATTCCGATTAAAGTAAGGATTCAGGTCTAAACGAGAGGAATTAAAGAAGGGGTCTGCACAGAAGAGTTAACCATCGCTTTGATAGCTTGGTCAAAAAACTCAATTACAGAGCGTCCTTGACGGCGACAAGTTTGTATAACAGTCAATAAATTAGCAGTATCTTGGAATCGCTTCATAGAACGAGAACCACCACTGACTTTTCGTTTTGTGACTGCTAAACGTAATGTTCGTTCTGCTAAATTATTATCAGGGGGTATGTCCGGGTGGTCTAAGAAATACCACCATTGATGAGCTTTATTACGTAAGGAGCGTAAAAGTTTACCAGCTTCTCCTCCAGCTTTATCAATCCATGAATGAATGGAAGATTCAACTTTTATTTTAAACTCGGATGCCCAACTCCAGAACTCATCAATGTTTTTAGTTTGTTGGAAGAGAGCATAGTTTTTAAAACCTTCATCTATCAGGCTGACAAATGCTGACCCAATCTCTTTGTTATTCAAGCCAGGAATTAAGATGAGTTTCTTGAAGTGACGGCGTAAATGCGCCTGACATTTCTGTTGGGCTTTCACCGGATAACCGTTATAAGCACTAAAGTCATCAGAACTGAGTACACCAGAGTAACTTGAACCCAAAATTGCCTCTAATTCGGCGCGAGAACGAGTATCAGCCGCATGAAATAAAGCGAAATCGGTATTGGCAAAAATCCATAACCATTCTTTTACCCCTTTGATTACCCAAGGTGTTTCATCCGAATGGATATTCGGCTGGGTTTGTTTTATCCACTCTTTAAGGTTGTCAATACTTTGAGCTACGGCACCATCTATTCGTTCATTTGTGGCTACTAAAGTCCCGACTCCAATTTCTATTTCACCCAGTTCCCACAACAATTCTTGTTGTTTCTCGTATGGTAAATGCCCGTAATTATTTATCCATCCCAAGAAAGCTTGCAGTCTGATTCCTATATCTTGTCCCGGTACTATTTCTGGCGACCAGTCTGCTGTTTGTTTTGACCCACACTCGCTGCAAATACAGGTATGTCTTTGATATTCTACGATTTCGATAGGTCTTTCTACCAACTGTGCTACTTGCTGGGTTTCTATTTTTATTGGTTCGTTACTGAATTCCTTTTGACCACAACAAAAACACACTTGCGGTCTTAATATCTCAAACCTATCTACTCTCCCAAAACCCTTTCTCGTTTTTCCCCGATGTCCTGGCTGTCCTCCTGGTTTCCGTTTTGGCGTTTCACTCTCCCCTGCTTCATCTTCAAGTTTTTTCTCGGTTTTTTTGAGGATGTCTGCCGACGGTGGTTTTGATGATGTTGTGCTGTCTAAGTCTCTACTAACTTTGAGTTTCTCTATTACAGATTCTAGTTCTATTACTCTGGATTTTAGCTGTTCTATAGCTTTTGCCTGCTCCATAAGCATCTCTACCAGTTGCTCTTTCTCCAACTGTTTTAGGGTTTCAGTGTCTAGTTTTAGTGGCAGGTTTTTTTCCATAATTGCTATATTCTGCTTCCCCTACCACACTTGTCAATACCCCAGCACCTGAATCCTTACAGTAATTGTAATCCCTTAGTCTGTAATTGCTGCTCGATATACTGCATTTGTTCGATAGTTTCTCCAGTAACGATCGCATAAAGTTCAGTGTAGATTTTTCCGTATTTAGCCTTCTCTAAAGCCGATAAAATAATCAAGTCTTTGCGATCTAATTCTGGTTTCAAGGTTATGAGAATTGATTCTAATGTCCCCTCCATTCGGTAGCTACTGGAGTATTTAGCTACTTCTTTTCCCAGTCGCAATAGAGTATGACGCTGCAAGCACAACGGAGTAGAACCATTAACTCGGAAATTGGCATCGATCGCGTAAAATTGTCCGTCTTGATTTTCCAGCACATCAAAGCCAATCACACCGAAATACCCCTGTTTGTGGGCATAATCACCAACGTTGGCAATCATTTCAAAGAACTTGCTCATGTCAGTTTTGCCGTAGTCAATAATTCCTCCTAAATAGTTGCCTTCTGGAGTGACGAGTTGTCCGGTAGTGCCAATGAGAGTTATCTCCCCGGCTTTGTTGACATAGAACTGTACGCAGTAATTCTGCACTTCATTCTTGACGAACTCTGAGACAATAATCGTATCAAGCAACTTAATATCAAGATATTTCTTAATTTCTTCAAGGCAGTAGTTTAGATCGCTGGGACTTTTGATGATATAAGTGCCTTCTCCTGAGAGCCCGTGGGACGTTTTAATTAAGTAGGGAAATTGTGGTAACTGAATGTCTGCGATATTGACTTGTTGCAGATTGTAGCTCTTATATTTTGGACATTGCACCCCTAGTTCTTCTAGCGTTACTTTGCTGAGTAAACGGTAATGGGTGTCTGAAGCAACAGCGTGTTTTTCAGGTTTTAGACAATCAAAAGGAAATAGAGTGATGAGTTTATCAAAGCGTTCGCTGTGGCTGAGATCGTCTAGATAAGTCGAGCAATCCATCATCTCAATATTGGAGTGCTTGAATCCCAAATGCTCTTGCCAGTATTCAAGTAGGGCCTTTGGTGGCGGAATAATCACAATTCCGGGAATGCGATCGCCTAAGACAGCCAGATTTTTCCAAGGTTCTTTCTGACAAATCTTGTCGAAGGAGGTTTTGCTGGCTTCACTACTACCATCTTGAATAAAATATTGTTTCCGGTTGGGATAAGCAGCCCAACTCGCAGTTGCAGGGTAATTTAAGATAAATCCATAAGATCCATCTATGATATCTTGAGCAAACAGATCAGAAAGAGTACTCCCTTGAAAATAATGAAAGTTATATTTTGAGTTCATCTACTCCTCCGATAAACCACATCTATAAAGGGATGCGGTTGTTTATAAAAAATGAGTCTCCTGCATTTCCAAGTAACACTAACTTGAAAAAACAAGCCTATATATTCAAACTTGAAAACTCAGATTGAATTTTGTTTTATTAAGTACGCATAAACTTAGCGTAGTGGGGCATAGACTATTACGAATTGGTATGAGTTATTTCTTGGTAAAGGCAGCCACCTTGTCTTGTCCTGCCGTCATATAAGCACAAGCCATGTGTGATGAGTTATACGCCCAGCCAACACGTCCTTGACGGTCTATGAGGATGCACCCAGCTTCACCTTTAACCTTAGAAACCAGAGCATCGATTGCCATCTGTGCTGCTTCATCTGGGTGTCTGTCTCCAGTCAAAAAATCGATCGCAGTTTTAGCCAAAACCACCGGGATAATCGACTCGCCATCACCTGTTGTTGAGCAACCGCCGAATTTATTATCAGCGTACAAGCCACAGCCAACGATCGCAGTGTCACCGACGCGACCTTGTTGCTGCTTCGTAGTACCGCCAGTTGAAGTACCA contains:
- a CDS encoding S-layer family protein translates to MKITFANLSLIGAIYISAIGNSNVQAQITPDGTLNTTVSGSNSYNITGGTVVSNNLFHSFSQFSIPTGGSATFSHNSNIQNIFSRITGNSISYINGSINTNSGVNLFLLNPAGIIFGANASLNVGGSFVGTTANSIQFADGNEFSTNITKSPLLTMSVPVGLQLGGNPGTISVQGVGNNSRLNPTTSVSGLTSTNGLQVLPEKTLALIGGDLVLDSSFLSAPGGRIELGSITQGSANIHLTPQALTFSYPSIGSSFGNIQMSQGAVASVRGTSPGSIQLQGKQIDLQDGSLLVVQNLGNSKAGDITVNATESLQVVGKSSDFRSSSGIVNEALLSGTAGNIVITTPTLTIDRGAIVMDRSYNSARGGNITINANAVSVGGVDPKDPSTVPIFGVLVAAAFGTKQGGDLSISTDSLSILGGANVGTRSFSSGQSGNVKVTADTVNVSSLDSPPGSLFISLLSANTFGPGDAGDLHLDTRKLSIQDGGLVSVSSVSSGNAGDLTINATESIDVRGMKDAENPSYIGAIARLFLLRTSTNINNNSTSKANAGSVTINTPKLTIRDGARVFVENEVQGDAGTLNVNANTLYLNNGSLSASTKAGQGGNINLQLRDYLLIRNGSFINAEAGAAGNGGNITINSPIILGWENSDIIANAFQGKGGNIEITTQGIFGLEYRPKLTSENDITASSQFGVNGTVNVNTIGFDPNSGLVELPVNVSDSSQKIATGCANSSGSSFVATGRGGIPQNPTQEISSDRTWSDIRDISAFHTTQPVKAQIQKPPEILVQATSWRRNAQGKIELISNQSPNQVQTALTCAATPQN
- a CDS encoding ATP-binding protein, producing MLLENTPLHQQEEGIFAIVNQFNYGLELLEEPGEREHLARLNLIAGCKAKNSTAYATAVEYLKVAMLLLPINAWQSSYDLTLAVYESAAEAEYLNTNFESSKSLVDIILKNAKSPLEKVRTYEIQIQSYTAQNKFIEAIATGREALQLLDLTLPEDGNTQMIFDEYDQLQQMLVHQSIAALADMPEITDPKKLVALRILSGLFAPVYIAKPMLLPIKIFTMIKICIQSGNSPQAAVAYSLYGLFLCSIGAIEDGYSFGKLAIQLLDKFQNKELKSRVYLTFSLFIKHWKDSIKSTLGLFLDGLQSGLETGNLEYVGYCANCYSQFLFWSGENLENAVLEADKYCDLMQQLKQEVSLVWGNIWRQTVLNLQGEVVNPCCLIGKHFHEEEMLPTLIATNNINGICYVYLAKTLLAYLFGEYEPAWEYSQKFEQYEQGAAGLLIVPLRNFYQSLSLLALCSQVNEAQQQLYLQKVAENQAKMQEWANHAPVNYQHKYNLVLAEQARVTGDRVQAADYYEIAIQEAIANDYIQETAIANELAAKFYLEWGKEKAAEGYLQQAYYCYARWGAKAKTDDLEKRYPKLLKPILQQQEFYFNPLESITTIGSISTCATSSTNISDTLDLTCILKAAQTISSCIELDVLISSLTRIILENSGAKTSVLILPQEDIWQVRAITFIDQQSNSQTDVKTILDSQLLDTCQDIPIKLINYVKNTQETVIIDNCKTNIPGVIGEYMLLHQPQSVLCTPIINQGHLVGIIYLENQLNQGVFTTNRLQVINLLSSQAAIALENAKLYQQAGQALEDLQQAQLQIVQSEKMSALGNLVAGVAHEMNNPLGFIAASLKQAKPIFLDISEHLKLYQEKFSEPGDEIINHAEEIDLDYTLEDLPKIIDSMTMACERLENISTSLRTFSRADRDYKVPFNIHEGIDSTILILKHRLKANEHRPAIEVVTNYSNLPPVECFPGQLNQVFMNILANSIDALDESNTDRTFEDIKANPNRITITTSLKYQQVEVKIADNGVGMSESVKEKIFEHLFTTKGVGKGTGLGLAIAHSIVVEKHSGNLNVNSTPGEGTEFVISLPILAQTQS
- a CDS encoding transposase: MAYSSNLTDAEWEIFEPLLQEILPTKKQTRPTNWPKRDIFNGILYQLKNGCNWQDLPKDFPPYSTVYWHYKQWRAAGVFEELMSVLHGQVREQVKKNRTGRR
- a CDS encoding carbamoylphosphate synthase large subunit, which translates into the protein MNSKYNFHYFQGSTLSDLFAQDIIDGSYGFILNYPATASWAAYPNRKQYFIQDGSSEASKTSFDKICQKEPWKNLAVLGDRIPGIVIIPPPKALLEYWQEHLGFKHSNIEMMDCSTYLDDLSHSERFDKLITLFPFDCLKPEKHAVASDTHYRLLSKVTLEELGVQCPKYKSYNLQQVNIADIQLPQFPYLIKTSHGLSGEGTYIIKSPSDLNYCLEEIKKYLDIKLLDTIIVSEFVKNEVQNYCVQFYVNKAGEITLIGTTGQLVTPEGNYLGGIIDYGKTDMSKFFEMIANVGDYAHKQGYFGVIGFDVLENQDGQFYAIDANFRVNGSTPLCLQRHTLLRLGKEVAKYSSSYRMEGTLESILITLKPELDRKDLIILSALEKAKYGKIYTELYAIVTGETIEQMQYIEQQLQTKGLQLL
- a CDS encoding transposase, yielding MIIIDSQAVKNTCNASVESKGFCFYKATNGIKRHLAIDTLGFPFFTHCTRANVSDDAGLIEMFTLNIDYFKSKPIDIPKITILLDHGYHPEYLTQELEQIYPEIMTKIQFQLSTKPSKQEKAAQEKSGFVPAIARWVIERSNAWMERCKILVKNFERTLVSATAKLNLCFIRLMIKRLAAPS
- a CDS encoding IS66 family transposase; the encoded protein is MEKNLPLKLDTETLKQLEKEQLVEMLMEQAKAIEQLKSRVIELESVIEKLKVSRDLDSTTSSKPPSADILKKTEKKLEDEAGESETPKRKPGGQPGHRGKTRKGFGRVDRFEILRPQVCFCCGQKEFSNEPIKIETQQVAQLVERPIEIVEYQRHTCICSECGSKQTADWSPEIVPGQDIGIRLQAFLGWINNYGHLPYEKQQELLWELGEIEIGVGTLVATNERIDGAVAQSIDNLKEWIKQTQPNIHSDETPWVIKGVKEWLWIFANTDFALFHAADTRSRAELEAILGSSYSGVLSSDDFSAYNGYPVKAQQKCQAHLRRHFKKLILIPGLNNKEIGSAFVSLIDEGFKNYALFQQTKNIDEFWSWASEFKIKVESSIHSWIDKAGGEAGKLLRSLRNKAHQWWYFLDHPDIPPDNNLAERTLRLAVTKRKVSGGSRSMKRFQDTANLLTVIQTCRRQGRSVIEFFDQAIKAMVNSSVQTPSLIPLV